One Mangifera indica cultivar Alphonso chromosome 4, CATAS_Mindica_2.1, whole genome shotgun sequence genomic region harbors:
- the LOC123212962 gene encoding kinetochore protein NUF2 homolog, with protein MSKFDYPKLSVAEIISILADSQIAIITDSDLKNPNPDFISDLYTRLLIYLDILHEEDQGQLDFGALEQLENPDLHVGSVQMMNLYSRLKQVVSSVDCPMKFTLKDLIRPDATRTEYFVSAILNFCLHKDTKMNLLRPIAEDLTLLDEQRREWEAKLAQLNAEITAYNEARERELPVVQEVDARVKELRQTIQDLNKHQMSLRTSLKKLKEKTGELEEKISQAEFDLVQSVQQNADLRSKIVQSPDKLQRALEEKKSVRDEAKNAERLAVQSFQDKTATLEVYTKALKKMSKHFSQMQAILEQVNSAKSVERDYKALKTKFSDDVVLDKSLEAKLVERQGKVEQLDELKKQLEKERSLKLEEATKELENVKVEVESKRHDLEARQRKVEAVVAEVDAIASKTMSVKESGETKLQELANKAEEVVKQFQQYTNSLWVLSVTRA; from the exons ATGTCGAAGTTCGATTACCCGAAGCTTTCAGTGGCAGAAATCATCTCGATATTGGCAGATTCACAGATAGCTATCATTACAGATAGTGATCTCAAGAACCCAAACCCGGACTTCATTTCGGATCTCTACACCCGACTCTTGATCTACCTTGACATTCTCCACGA GGAAGATCAAGGGCAACTGGATTTTGGTGCGTTGGAGCAGCTTGAGAATCCGGACCTTCATGTGGGTTCAGTTCAGATGATGAATTTGTATAGTAGGTTGAAACAGGTGGTGAGTTCTGTTGATTGCCCGATGAAATTTACACTCAAAGATCTTATAAGACCCGATGCAACTCGGACTGAGTATTTTGTCAGTGCAATTCTAAATTTCTGTCTTCACAA GGACACAAAAATGAATCTTCTTAGACCGATTGCAGAGGATTTAACTCTTCTTGATGAGCAGCGAAGAGAGTGGGAGGCTAAGCTTGCCCAG TTGAATGCAGAGATCACAGCCTATAATGAAGCGAGAGAAAGGGAGTTACCTGTTGTTCAGGAGGTAGATGCTAGAGTTAAAGAATTGCGTCAGACTATTCAGGACCTCAACAAGCATCAGATGTCACTTAGaacttctttaaaaaaattgaaggagaAGACAGGGGAACTTGAAGAGAAG ATCTCTCAGGCTGAGTTTGACCTAGTACAAAGTGTCCAACAAAATGCAGATTTGCGTTCAAAAATTGTTCAATCACCGGATAAACTGCAG AGAGCTTTGGAAGAGAAAAAATCAGTTCGGGATGAGGCAAAGAATGCGGAAAGATTAGCGGTGCAATCTTTTCAGGATAAGACTGCAACCCTTGAGGTTTATACAAAG GCCTTGAAGAAAATGTCAAAGCATTTTTCTCAGATGCAAGCCATACTAGAACAG GTAAACTCTGCTAAATCGGTTGAAAGGGACTATAAGGCATTGAAAACAAAGTTCAGTGATGATGTAGTGTTGGATAAATCACTAGAAGCCAAACTGGTTGAACGGCAAGGAAAAG TGGAACAATTGGATGAACTAAAGAAGCAGTTAGAAAAAGAAAGGAGTCTTAAACTTGAAGAGGCTACTAAGGAATTAGAAAATGTGAAGGTGGAGGTGGAATCCAAGAGGCATGATCTGGAAGCTAGGCAAAGGAAGGTTGAAGCTGTCGTGGCTGAG GTGGACGCCATAGCATCAAAAACCATGTCTGTGAAAGAATCTGGTGAAACCAAGCTACAAGAGTTAGCAAATAAAgctgaagaagttgtaaagcaG TTTCAGCAATATACAAACTCTCTTTGGGTGCTGTCGGTGACTCGGGCCTAG